One window from the genome of Rhodothermales bacterium encodes:
- a CDS encoding aminotransferase class V-fold PLP-dependent enzyme, producing MIDLRSDTVTRPSPGMRAAMAAAEVGDDVFGEDPSVNRLQEDVAELLGKEAALFVPSGTMANQLAIKSQTSPGDEVLVERQSHIFNYESGAPALLSGVQLHVLDGDAGVVHSEQITAAIRHGYYWETPSRLLCLENTINRTGGTIFPIQEMAEVSATARDAGLSLHLDGARLWNAAAATGIQEARYAELFDTVTVCLSKGLGAPVGSLLAGPADTIKSAHRYRKMFGGGMRQAGVLAAAGSYALEHHRQNLGDDHEKIRHLAEGLARIPRFRVDRDRIQTNILTFHVLEGTSFDVVEMLRSRNVLVLPWGPDMIRATAHRDVSLEGVSRAVDIITELCGRA from the coding sequence ATGATCGACCTGCGCAGCGACACGGTTACCAGGCCATCCCCCGGCATGCGTGCCGCCATGGCCGCAGCCGAGGTTGGCGACGATGTGTTCGGAGAGGATCCGTCTGTCAACCGGCTTCAGGAGGACGTAGCCGAACTTCTTGGCAAGGAAGCCGCGCTATTTGTGCCGAGTGGGACCATGGCGAATCAACTTGCCATCAAATCTCAAACCAGTCCCGGGGACGAGGTTCTTGTTGAGCGCCAGAGTCACATCTTCAACTATGAGTCCGGCGCGCCGGCGTTGCTGTCCGGAGTTCAACTTCACGTCCTGGACGGCGACGCGGGCGTCGTGCACAGTGAGCAGATTACGGCTGCGATACGTCATGGCTATTACTGGGAGACTCCGTCTCGCCTGCTGTGCCTGGAAAACACGATCAACCGCACGGGCGGAACCATATTTCCGATCCAAGAAATGGCCGAAGTATCGGCGACAGCGAGAGACGCCGGATTGTCGCTTCATCTCGACGGAGCGCGACTCTGGAACGCCGCTGCCGCGACCGGAATCCAGGAAGCGAGATACGCCGAACTATTCGACACGGTCACAGTGTGCCTTTCCAAAGGGCTGGGTGCACCCGTCGGTTCGTTACTCGCCGGCCCTGCTGATACCATCAAGTCGGCCCACCGGTATCGCAAGATGTTCGGGGGCGGAATGCGTCAGGCAGGAGTACTCGCGGCAGCAGGGTCATATGCCCTGGAACATCATCGGCAGAACCTTGGAGATGACCACGAGAAGATCCGCCACCTTGCAGAGGGGCTTGCACGAATTCCGAGATTTCGAGTTGACCGCGATCGAATCCAGACAAATATCCTGACCTTCCATGTGCTCGAAGGGACTTCGTTTGATGTAGTTGAGATGCTTCGTTCCAGAAACGTCCTCGTTTTACCCTGGGGTCCTGACATGATCAGGGCTACGGCACACCGCGATGTCTCGCTGGAAGGCGTGTCACGAGCCGTTGACATTATAACCGAACTCTGCGGCCGGGCGTGA
- the lysA gene encoding diaminopimelate decarboxylase, which produces MREKRQLADLLDIATRYGTPTYVTDARTIGSRIEALRRSLGNSLNKLLYALKANALPEVVELMGDNGVGVDVVSPGELAFALQLGFDPNDIFFSANNMTNEEMDYAVSRGVVVNIGEFSRLEHFARQYSGSRVSIRINPQYGAGHHRHVITAGYDSKFGIPISDLEAVAAVAAKYGLAVVGLHQHIGSGNLDVEPYRMSLEVLYRAAEMLPALEFVNIGGGLGVAYGPDDDELDLNTFASVVSKAHKTFMDRTGRKVELWMEPGRYLVAEAGALLVQVNTIKSSHGHTYVGTNSGMNHLIRPAMYGAYHEVVNLSNPDGERHNYEIVGNICESSDFFARDRSLPEAREGDILGILDAGAYGSSMISEYNLRPAPAEVYIDEDGRARLVRRRESPGELVDRLLARRLQAPG; this is translated from the coding sequence ATGAGAGAGAAACGACAATTGGCCGATTTGCTGGACATCGCGACCCGCTACGGCACGCCCACATACGTCACCGACGCACGAACGATCGGCAGCCGAATCGAAGCATTGCGGAGGAGCCTTGGGAACTCGCTGAACAAGCTGCTTTATGCCCTCAAGGCCAACGCCTTGCCTGAGGTGGTCGAGCTCATGGGCGATAATGGTGTCGGTGTCGATGTGGTCTCGCCCGGTGAACTCGCCTTCGCGCTCCAACTTGGCTTTGATCCGAATGACATCTTCTTCTCCGCCAACAACATGACGAACGAGGAGATGGACTACGCCGTGTCCAGGGGCGTAGTCGTCAACATTGGGGAATTCTCAAGGCTCGAGCACTTTGCCCGGCAGTATTCCGGATCCCGGGTTTCGATCCGCATCAACCCGCAGTACGGTGCCGGCCATCATCGGCATGTCATAACCGCCGGTTACGACTCCAAATTCGGAATACCAATCTCGGATCTGGAGGCGGTAGCCGCCGTGGCTGCCAAATACGGTCTGGCCGTTGTGGGATTGCATCAGCACATAGGCAGCGGCAATCTCGACGTAGAACCGTATCGCATGTCGCTCGAAGTCCTGTATCGAGCGGCAGAGATGCTCCCGGCGCTGGAGTTCGTAAACATCGGGGGCGGACTGGGTGTCGCCTATGGCCCCGACGATGATGAGCTGGACCTCAACACCTTCGCATCGGTCGTATCAAAAGCACACAAGACCTTTATGGACCGCACCGGCCGGAAGGTCGAGCTCTGGATGGAACCCGGGAGATATCTTGTGGCCGAGGCAGGTGCCCTGCTCGTGCAGGTCAATACGATCAAATCCAGTCACGGACATACATACGTTGGCACCAATTCGGGTATGAATCACCTGATCCGGCCGGCGATGTACGGCGCGTATCACGAGGTAGTGAATCTGTCGAACCCGGATGGAGAGCGTCACAACTACGAAATCGTCGGCAACATCTGTGAGTCGAGCGATTTCTTCGCTCGCGATCGATCCTTGCCGGAGGCTCGCGAGGGCGACATCCTCGGGATACTCGATGCGGGAGCGTACGGCAGTTCCATGATCTCCGAATACAATCTCAGACCTGCACCAGCCGAGGTATACATTGACGAGGATGGACGCGCGCGGCTGGTTCGCCGGCGAGAGTCGCCCGGCGAACTCGTTGATCGGTTGCTCGCTCGTCGTCTCCAGGCTCCAGGCTAA
- a CDS encoding fumarylacetoacetate hydrolase family protein, with translation MDIELPISGERIRPGKLVCVGRNYAKHAAEMRSEVLAEPMLFLKPSTALVPDGGEVVIPSVTNDVHHEVELVVVVGRDSRAVSIEEASECIGGYALGLDMTARDLQSKAKKSGHPWSVAKGFDTFAPLGSIVAPGAVGDASDLTLELRVNGRLVQSGNTRDMIFSPAFLIHYVSLIFTLEKGDLIYTGTPEGVGPVVAGDLLEATAIGLPSLTVTVAG, from the coding sequence ATGGATATCGAATTGCCGATCTCTGGTGAACGTATCAGACCGGGGAAACTGGTCTGCGTTGGCCGGAATTACGCTAAACATGCTGCAGAGATGCGGAGCGAGGTTCTTGCCGAGCCGATGCTGTTTCTCAAGCCTTCCACCGCGCTGGTTCCGGACGGAGGCGAGGTCGTTATCCCTTCCGTGACGAACGACGTTCACCACGAGGTGGAGCTGGTCGTGGTCGTCGGGCGTGATTCGCGCGCCGTATCCATTGAAGAAGCGAGTGAATGTATCGGAGGATACGCTCTCGGCCTCGACATGACTGCCCGGGATCTCCAGTCTAAGGCCAAGAAAAGCGGACACCCGTGGTCCGTTGCGAAAGGCTTCGACACGTTCGCACCATTGGGGTCTATAGTTGCGCCAGGCGCCGTCGGCGATGCAAGTGATCTTACCCTGGAATTGCGGGTCAACGGCCGCCTTGTCCAATCCGGGAATACGAGGGATATGATATTCTCGCCCGCATTTCTGATTCACTACGTCTCACTGATCTTTACCCTGGAGAAAGGGGATTTGATCTACACAGGTACGCCCGAAGGGGTGGGTCCCGTGGTCGCGGGTGATCTCCTTGAAGCGACGGCGATCGGATTGCCATCGCTTACAGTCACGGTGGCAGGTTAG
- the rplU gene encoding 50S ribosomal protein L21: MYAIVEISGKQYRVQENDRLFVPRQDVEVDKSLTFDRVLLLSNGDDVQVGTPVLKGASVKAKVLSQVKADKIFVFKKKRRKRYRVKNGHRQPYTQIEVSSIKAK, translated from the coding sequence ATGTATGCGATCGTAGAAATTTCTGGAAAGCAATACCGCGTCCAGGAAAACGACCGGCTCTTCGTACCACGCCAAGACGTCGAAGTTGACAAGTCACTTACCTTTGACCGAGTGCTCTTGCTCTCTAATGGCGATGATGTCCAGGTAGGAACACCGGTCCTTAAAGGCGCTTCCGTCAAGGCAAAAGTGTTGAGTCAGGTCAAAGCTGACAAGATTTTCGTCTTTAAGAAGAAACGCCGAAAGCGTTACCGGGTGAAAAACGGACATCGTCAACCGTACACCCAGATTGAAGTATCATCCATCAAGGCCAAGTAG
- the rpmA gene encoding 50S ribosomal protein L27, whose amino-acid sequence MAHKKGMGSTKNGRDSKPKMLGIKTFGGEFVKAGGILVRQRGTKFHPGTNVGRGGDDTLFALAEGHVRFTRGHRDRKYVHVDPAE is encoded by the coding sequence ATGGCACATAAGAAAGGAATGGGGTCGACGAAGAATGGTCGCGACTCCAAACCCAAAATGCTCGGCATCAAGACCTTCGGCGGCGAATTCGTCAAGGCGGGCGGCATTCTTGTTCGGCAAAGGGGTACCAAATTCCATCCCGGCACGAACGTTGGACGTGGTGGCGATGACACGCTTTTTGCACTCGCCGAAGGCCACGTGAGATTCACGCGAGGCCACCGCGATCGGAAGTATGTGCACGTCGATCCCGCAGAGTAG
- a CDS encoding type II/IV secretion system protein, with amino-acid sequence MAESSKDQRWQADALARPDSSPSGNGSAGVPESPDSTTFNPLDLRDRVVIKLLYEELVLIQHVQAAWDRWVKKEGGTSYPLWRELAEDPEIDPEIVFEQAAIVYSFATISLEGMDPTDFLKGLGARITADQWAGLEQLRVAPVKIEEGSEGRRVIMATHDPARQDLMRTLQKLGFREIEIRFAKRVEVDGFIDEVRRRRKGDFGKAAEGMLAFDLGASVDDPERALFDEDALEAEINRSALINLFEATLKEAVRQGASDVHIFPNARKEIEIRLRIDGELTSWHIEDRVHPEAFLAVVKDNSINVDRFERERAQDGFIQREIDNALIRFRVSVLPIANAEMTVRSESIVIRILDDRKVIKDLRKLGLAESALERFEWAIHQPYGMVILTGPTGSGKSTTLYAALSHVVTPKVNVLTVEDPVEYVIPEVRQVKLSHKLSLDQALRSILRHDPDIVMVGEMRDKDTADLAIKLANTGHLTFSTLHTNDAPSSISRLYKMGIEPFLIAYAINLVVAQRLIRTVCQDCKAPATSIEKSKLSHLGFRPEELDKITFYNATEGGKCKTCRGVGYKGRRAITETMPFTPEIREMIVEAEEAIDEAALGRLAIKQGMLTLQDSARAMVIAGETTIEEMSRVVFSGL; translated from the coding sequence ATGGCAGAGTCATCCAAGGACCAACGCTGGCAGGCTGATGCATTAGCCCGTCCCGATTCAAGCCCGAGTGGGAACGGATCCGCCGGAGTTCCCGAGTCGCCGGACTCAACCACATTCAACCCACTTGATCTGCGGGACCGGGTTGTTATCAAGCTCCTGTACGAGGAACTCGTGCTCATCCAACATGTGCAGGCGGCGTGGGACCGTTGGGTCAAGAAGGAGGGAGGCACGAGTTACCCACTCTGGCGAGAACTGGCTGAAGACCCGGAAATCGATCCGGAAATTGTATTTGAACAGGCCGCGATCGTGTATTCGTTTGCGACGATCAGCCTCGAGGGAATGGACCCTACCGACTTTCTGAAGGGCCTTGGTGCCCGAATTACGGCCGATCAGTGGGCAGGGCTCGAGCAACTCCGCGTGGCGCCTGTAAAGATCGAGGAAGGCTCAGAAGGACGACGCGTGATAATGGCCACGCACGATCCGGCCCGCCAGGACCTGATGAGAACGCTCCAGAAACTTGGTTTTCGGGAGATCGAGATCCGTTTCGCGAAGCGTGTCGAGGTTGACGGATTCATTGATGAGGTTCGCCGGCGCCGCAAGGGAGATTTTGGAAAGGCGGCGGAAGGCATGCTCGCGTTTGACCTGGGCGCCTCCGTGGACGATCCTGAGCGCGCACTCTTTGACGAGGACGCGCTTGAGGCCGAGATCAATCGGTCGGCGCTCATCAACCTGTTCGAAGCAACGTTGAAAGAAGCCGTGCGTCAGGGTGCTTCCGACGTGCACATCTTCCCGAACGCCCGTAAAGAAATCGAAATTCGACTGCGGATCGACGGTGAGCTTACCAGTTGGCACATTGAAGACCGCGTCCACCCGGAGGCGTTCCTCGCGGTCGTGAAGGACAACAGTATCAACGTAGATCGATTCGAGCGGGAGCGTGCTCAGGACGGGTTCATACAGAGAGAGATCGACAATGCGCTCATTCGGTTTCGCGTATCGGTGCTGCCGATCGCGAACGCCGAAATGACGGTTCGATCAGAGAGCATCGTTATCCGGATCCTCGACGACCGAAAGGTCATCAAGGATCTGCGAAAGCTCGGTCTGGCAGAGAGTGCACTCGAGCGTTTTGAGTGGGCGATACACCAGCCGTACGGGATGGTCATTCTAACGGGTCCCACTGGTTCCGGAAAGAGCACGACTCTCTACGCGGCTCTGAGTCACGTCGTCACACCGAAAGTCAATGTGCTGACGGTGGAGGACCCCGTAGAGTATGTTATCCCCGAGGTGCGTCAGGTGAAGCTGAGCCACAAGCTCTCACTGGATCAAGCCCTCCGCTCAATACTCCGACACGACCCGGACATTGTCATGGTCGGAGAGATGCGCGACAAGGATACGGCCGACCTGGCCATCAAGCTGGCGAACACGGGTCACCTGACGTTCTCGACGCTTCATACGAACGACGCCCCAAGTTCGATAAGCCGACTCTACAAGATGGGCATTGAACCGTTTCTGATCGCATACGCGATCAACCTCGTTGTGGCACAGCGATTGATCCGAACAGTCTGCCAGGACTGCAAGGCGCCGGCGACGTCTATTGAGAAGAGCAAGCTGTCGCACCTTGGATTCAGGCCCGAAGAGCTAGACAAGATTACGTTCTACAATGCGACGGAAGGAGGTAAGTGCAAGACGTGCCGGGGGGTCGGCTACAAGGGGCGTCGTGCCATTACGGAGACGATGCCGTTCACGCCTGAGATCCGGGAGATGATTGTCGAAGCTGAGGAGGCGATCGACGAGGCGGCCCTCGGAAGACTTGCGATCAAGCAGGGAATGCTGACGCTGCAGGATAGTGCACGTGCAATGGTCATCGCAGGCGAGACGACGATCGAGGAGATGTCGCGCGTCGTATTCAGCGGCCTGTAG
- a CDS encoding tetratricopeptide repeat protein: MSSIPPGASIVTRSRSLPLYPSIAMIHQIRAASAQAFLANYRLPHRTFAQKDPNFPVIGPIWDAMKEGDYRIAAGLVTAELEGQRLFSAEEKTAMMVALANAEVLMGKTDRAKKTAGKTLDLFPNQWSGHRVLIHVLHLKQAYKAAYLQLRKLEPGPVPLWDCPIGTTERHTVMAAWSWLLGEWERVSTHLKKAYPDGIDSMPAEIQEDWFRLSLYRGRPQDAVAVASLLIEQRPVDLADELLQTFVQNGWTKEALPLYRAAYESAPQSQLLRRRLVALCIREGELEEARDLTRPGALDLAA, translated from the coding sequence GTGAGTAGCATTCCACCGGGTGCGTCGATCGTCACCAGATCACGCTCCCTTCCACTCTACCCGAGTATCGCCATGATTCATCAGATTCGCGCCGCGTCGGCTCAGGCTTTCCTTGCCAACTACCGACTTCCCCACCGCACTTTCGCGCAGAAGGACCCGAACTTCCCGGTGATCGGCCCGATCTGGGACGCTATGAAAGAGGGCGACTACCGGATCGCAGCCGGCCTCGTCACCGCCGAACTCGAAGGCCAGAGGTTATTCAGCGCCGAGGAAAAGACGGCCATGATGGTCGCTCTCGCCAATGCAGAAGTACTGATGGGCAAGACGGATCGCGCCAAAAAAACCGCAGGAAAGACGCTGGATCTGTTTCCAAACCAGTGGTCCGGCCATAGAGTCCTGATTCATGTTCTCCACCTGAAACAGGCCTACAAGGCCGCATACCTTCAACTGCGCAAGCTCGAGCCGGGCCCCGTGCCGCTGTGGGACTGCCCGATAGGAACCACCGAAAGACACACCGTCATGGCGGCCTGGTCCTGGCTGTTGGGCGAGTGGGAACGCGTCTCCACTCATCTGAAGAAAGCCTACCCAGACGGAATAGATTCGATGCCTGCTGAAATCCAGGAGGACTGGTTCAGGCTCTCGCTGTACCGCGGACGCCCACAGGACGCAGTCGCTGTCGCTTCGCTACTGATTGAGCAGCGCCCTGTCGACCTGGCCGATGAACTGCTGCAGACGTTCGTCCAGAATGGTTGGACCAAGGAAGCACTTCCCCTCTATCGTGCCGCATACGAGAGCGCACCACAGAGCCAGCTGCTTCGACGACGTCTCGTCGCGCTATGCATACGCGAGGGTGAACTGGAGGAAGCGCGGGATCTCACGCGGCCCGGTGCCCTCGACCTGGCAGCATAG
- a CDS encoding sigma-54-dependent Fis family transcriptional regulator, with translation MDHTPHILFVDDEVMLHKMFERLVARHDMSVTCCSSAVKAVEHLKTENFDLVVTDFMMPDMDGLELLAHIRQNYPDLGVIMITAHANVQHAVRTMRSGAVDYIAKPFQPSLVVERIQDVLKRKTQAAPRAAAESPSARKRSAPTVQFIGEHPSVARLLEVIPKVSQNAAPVFIQGESGTGKEILARLIHESSDRASGPFIAVNCANLPRELVESHLFGHRKGAFTGAIDDMVGAFEKADKGTLLLDEITEIDLPTQAKLLRVLQENEFMKVGASEPQKVDVRVIATSNRNLSESIREGDFREDLYFRISVFPVNGVPLRDRMSDVPVLTKHFVVKYCELYGLPSKQVSKELLDQFMTYSWPGNVRQLENMVQRGVLLSAERTTVEKTDVFDSFFIDADLVAGGDGADAPVNIETIEEMERHMILRTLSETNNNQQLAAQKLGISARTIRNKLKKYREDGLIS, from the coding sequence ATGGACCACACTCCACACATCCTCTTCGTCGACGACGAGGTGATGCTTCACAAGATGTTTGAACGTCTTGTGGCTCGTCACGACATGAGCGTGACATGTTGCTCCAGTGCCGTCAAGGCCGTGGAGCATTTGAAGACAGAGAACTTCGACCTGGTCGTGACTGACTTCATGATGCCGGACATGGACGGCCTCGAGCTGCTTGCGCACATTCGTCAGAATTACCCTGATCTCGGTGTGATCATGATCACTGCTCATGCGAACGTGCAGCACGCCGTGCGCACCATGCGGTCCGGAGCCGTGGACTACATTGCGAAGCCGTTTCAGCCGTCTCTCGTCGTTGAACGGATTCAGGACGTCCTGAAGAGGAAGACGCAGGCAGCGCCGCGGGCGGCTGCCGAGAGCCCGTCGGCGCGCAAGAGATCGGCACCCACCGTTCAGTTCATCGGAGAGCATCCGTCCGTTGCCCGGCTTCTGGAGGTCATACCGAAAGTGAGTCAGAACGCCGCGCCGGTTTTTATCCAGGGTGAAAGCGGAACTGGCAAAGAGATTCTGGCGCGGTTGATCCACGAGAGCAGTGACCGTGCCTCCGGGCCGTTTATCGCCGTAAACTGCGCCAACTTGCCTCGCGAGCTGGTTGAAAGCCATCTCTTCGGTCATCGAAAAGGTGCGTTCACGGGAGCAATCGATGATATGGTCGGTGCGTTTGAGAAAGCAGACAAGGGGACGCTTTTGCTGGACGAAATCACAGAGATCGATCTGCCGACCCAGGCGAAGCTCCTCAGGGTCCTCCAGGAGAACGAGTTCATGAAGGTCGGTGCCTCTGAACCTCAAAAGGTTGATGTGCGCGTGATCGCGACCAGCAACCGGAACCTGTCCGAGTCTATTCGCGAGGGCGATTTCCGCGAGGATCTGTACTTCCGGATTTCTGTCTTTCCGGTAAACGGCGTTCCGCTCAGGGACCGCATGTCGGACGTGCCGGTTCTGACGAAACACTTCGTGGTCAAGTACTGCGAGCTCTACGGACTGCCATCGAAGCAGGTCTCGAAGGAGCTTCTGGATCAATTCATGACCTACTCATGGCCCGGGAACGTGCGCCAACTTGAGAACATGGTGCAGCGAGGTGTATTGCTCTCCGCGGAGCGAACCACCGTCGAAAAGACTGACGTATTCGACAGCTTCTTCATAGACGCCGACCTGGTCGCCGGAGGTGACGGGGCGGACGCTCCTGTTAATATCGAGACCATCGAGGAGATGGAACGGCACATGATCCTGCGAACCCTGTCGGAGACGAACAACAATCAGCAGCTGGCGGCACAGAAGCTGGGCATCAGCGCTCGCACAATCCGAAACAAGCTCAAGAAGTACCGCGAAGACGGGTTGATCTCGTAG
- a CDS encoding FliA/WhiG family RNA polymerase sigma factor: MSQDLQSLAVLYARDTSPSNREAVVVAAVPLVRSVVGRLSVPDHPLAAREDLENVGLLGLLQALNGYDPDRGTPFVSYAYGRIRGALVDYLRSIDALPRERRRKLAQAQRAIDILRQKKAGEPTDHEVADYLEMTLVEYHTLLRDAQCRFALSLHAPTDSDGEQTVLETIPNEETLKAFERIDTNSLHRYIGTLVKELPEREQTILALYYYESLTLREIAALLDLTEARISQILGKILKTLRAQLAKTHARAA, encoded by the coding sequence ATGTCGCAAGATCTACAGAGTCTCGCCGTTCTCTACGCCCGCGATACATCCCCTTCGAACCGTGAAGCCGTCGTCGTCGCAGCGGTTCCACTCGTAAGGTCAGTCGTTGGTCGACTCAGCGTGCCCGATCATCCTCTGGCGGCACGCGAGGACCTGGAAAACGTCGGCCTGCTGGGACTGTTGCAGGCCCTGAACGGCTACGATCCCGATCGCGGGACACCGTTCGTTTCCTATGCCTACGGTCGCATCCGCGGAGCGCTCGTAGACTATCTCAGATCCATCGATGCCCTTCCGCGAGAACGCCGAAGGAAGCTGGCGCAGGCACAGCGGGCCATCGACATTCTGAGGCAAAAGAAGGCCGGTGAGCCGACCGACCACGAAGTCGCCGACTATCTTGAAATGACACTTGTGGAATACCACACGCTCCTACGGGACGCCCAGTGCCGCTTCGCTCTGTCGCTCCACGCACCCACGGACAGCGACGGTGAACAAACAGTCCTCGAGACAATTCCCAACGAAGAGACGCTCAAGGCTTTTGAGCGCATCGATACCAACTCGCTCCATCGGTACATTGGAACGCTCGTCAAGGAGCTGCCGGAACGGGAGCAAACGATCCTGGCCCTGTACTACTACGAAAGCCTGACGCTCAGGGAAATCGCCGCCCTGCTAGACCTCACCGAAGCACGCATATCACAGATCCTCGGCAAGATCCTGAAAACACTCCGTGCCCAGCTCGCCAAGACGCACGCACGCGCCGCCTGA
- a CDS encoding peptidylprolyl isomerase has protein sequence MGLMTKMRDNTGVVLWILVIAFGVIFMLQDTNVFDVIGATGNIIAKVNGQDVSLDEYNNYVNNQVEAYRQRTGESIPPQILDSERERVFNELVDDRLREQEMSRIGIVVTDDEVRQMVLGDNPHQIIRTFFGDGQGNVDRAVLRNFIENPDAREDLIRIEDYLRTERRREKLDRLIDASVRVSDQDVLSEYISQKKRINVQYVALPYALVPDSAITVSERDIRKYYDEHLSDYERKRAYSLVYVRSSKTPTSSDSAAVTEELVRLKPRFEAAENDSLFLAQNFSETPLSDAFFGRGDLDDAIAEAVFQSPRKGDVLGPVAAGGSMHLVKILDVKSADDPSVRARHILIRAAEDDNVQRTAARELARSVMERIRAGEDFAAVARAISDDTQSARDGGDVGWFSKGRMVKPFEDAAFAARVGRLIGPVETQFGYHVIEVTGRSTDEVQIADFALKLAPSVATLTRVEENLDDLKFFAEEEGGFRAEAERRGLTVQTVQVEADQQFIPGIGNSRALLNFLATASVSSISPVVELNDDFMVAEVTDIQEAGYRPLADVRAEIEPRVRLEKKRDVQLAKMTNANASGLSELASVLSTTVRTANGLTMSEPVVPGLGREPKFVGTTFGLQQGQVSRPVAGQNNAFVIDVLSIAEPPEITDAEKERIRNQLLTQRRSQVRSQWLTSIRSKADVTDNRRFFLQ, from the coding sequence ATGGGACTCATGACCAAGATGCGGGACAACACGGGCGTTGTCCTCTGGATTCTGGTGATTGCGTTTGGCGTCATCTTTATGCTCCAGGATACCAACGTCTTTGACGTTATCGGAGCAACGGGCAACATCATTGCCAAGGTGAACGGTCAGGACGTATCACTTGATGAATACAACAATTACGTCAACAACCAGGTGGAGGCCTATCGACAGCGCACCGGCGAGTCGATTCCGCCTCAGATTCTGGATTCAGAACGAGAGCGAGTATTCAACGAGTTGGTCGACGATCGACTGCGCGAGCAAGAGATGAGCCGAATCGGAATCGTCGTCACAGATGACGAGGTGCGGCAGATGGTTCTTGGCGACAACCCGCACCAGATAATCCGTACGTTTTTCGGTGACGGTCAGGGAAACGTCGACCGGGCGGTGCTACGCAATTTTATTGAGAATCCAGATGCACGGGAGGACCTGATTCGAATCGAGGATTATCTCCGAACCGAACGGCGGCGAGAGAAACTCGATCGCCTTATCGACGCGTCGGTGCGCGTCTCCGACCAGGACGTCCTCAGTGAGTACATAAGCCAGAAGAAGCGCATTAACGTTCAGTATGTGGCTCTTCCGTACGCACTGGTGCCGGATTCCGCGATAACGGTGTCCGAGCGCGACATCAGGAAGTACTACGACGAACATCTGTCGGACTACGAGCGCAAGCGCGCATATTCGCTGGTCTACGTCAGGAGCAGCAAGACGCCGACAAGTAGCGACTCTGCCGCGGTGACGGAAGAGCTGGTCCGGCTGAAGCCTCGCTTCGAGGCCGCCGAGAATGACTCCCTTTTTCTGGCCCAGAATTTCTCGGAGACTCCGCTTTCCGATGCCTTTTTTGGCCGTGGTGACCTGGATGATGCCATTGCCGAGGCGGTCTTCCAATCCCCCCGGAAAGGCGACGTGCTTGGCCCGGTTGCAGCTGGTGGCAGCATGCATCTCGTCAAGATACTGGATGTCAAGTCGGCGGATGACCCGTCCGTTCGTGCCCGTCACATCCTGATCAGGGCTGCCGAAGACGACAACGTTCAGCGAACGGCCGCGAGGGAGCTCGCTCGATCTGTCATGGAACGCATTCGTGCGGGCGAGGATTTCGCCGCAGTTGCTCGCGCGATTTCAGACGACACCCAGTCAGCTCGGGACGGTGGTGACGTCGGATGGTTCAGTAAGGGTCGCATGGTGAAACCGTTTGAAGACGCCGCCTTCGCCGCTCGCGTCGGGCGTTTGATCGGCCCGGTCGAAACCCAGTTTGGATATCACGTCATCGAAGTGACGGGTCGAAGCACCGATGAAGTTCAGATTGCGGACTTCGCTCTGAAACTTGCGCCCAGTGTCGCGACGCTGACTCGCGTGGAAGAAAATCTGGACGACCTGAAGTTCTTTGCCGAGGAAGAGGGCGGTTTCCGAGCAGAGGCCGAACGAAGAGGGCTGACCGTTCAAACGGTTCAGGTAGAGGCAGACCAGCAGTTCATCCCTGGAATTGGAAACAGTCGGGCCTTGCTCAATTTCCTTGCTACGGCCTCCGTGTCGTCCATCAGCCCGGTCGTGGAGCTGAACGACGATTTCATGGTCGCCGAGGTTACAGACATTCAGGAGGCTGGCTACCGGCCTCTGGCGGACGTTCGAGCTGAAATAGAACCGAGGGTTCGATTGGAGAAGAAGCGAGATGTTCAGCTGGCGAAGATGACCAACGCAAACGCATCTGGTCTTTCAGAGCTGGCGTCCGTTCTGTCAACTACCGTCAGAACCGCCAATGGATTGACTATGTCTGAGCCCGTTGTCCCGGGCCTTGGCCGCGAGCCAAAGTTTGTGGGAACCACCTTTGGCCTCCAGCAGGGTCAAGTGTCACGCCCGGTCGCCGGACAGAATAACGCGTTCGTTATCGACGTCCTCAGTATCGCCGAGCCCCCGGAGATCACAGATGCCGAGAAGGAACGCATTCGAAATCAGCTTCTGACGCAGAGACGATCACAGGTTCGTTCTCAGTGGCTAACGTCCATCCGTTCGAAGGCGGATGTGACCGACAATCGCCGATTCTTCTTGCAGTAG